The Arachis duranensis cultivar V14167 chromosome 9, aradu.V14167.gnm2.J7QH, whole genome shotgun sequence genomic sequence CTAGAACAATACCTTGCTTTACCATAAattgacatttttcaaaattaagcaTAAGGTTTGAACTAGCAAATCTCTCTAATACTCTAGCATGATTATCCAAGCAAAGGTCAAAGGAAtcaccataaacactaaaatcatccataaatactTCGATAAAGTTCTCAATAAGATCCGAAAAgatgctcatcatgcacctttggaacaTAGCCGGTGTATTACataaaccaaaaggcattcttgtgtATGCATATGTTCCAAAGGGGCATGTGAAAGTagttttctcttagttttttgGAGCGattttgatctaaaaataaCCAGTAtagccatctaaaaagcaataatgtgatttaacTAACAGGCtatcaagcatttgatcgatGAAAGGTAGTGGATAGTGATCCTTATGATTGGCCAAGTTCAAGTGCCTGTAGTCGATGCAAACTCTCTATGAATTCTGCACCCTTATGGCCATGAGCTCCCCATTCTCATACTTGACTATGGTGACGTCAAACTTCTTCGAAACCACTTGTACTAGGTTAACCCATTCACTATCCGAGATTGGATAGATAATGTCAGCCTCAAGCAGTCGGGTCActtctttcttcacaacttctaGAATTGTGGGGTTCTACCACCTTTGAGGCTGACGGATAGGCTTGGCTTTCACCTAGGAAAATGTgatgctcacaaacttgagggcttATATctactatgtctgccaaactccacccaagatctttcatgtttcttttcAGTATATTAAGTAATCGCTCCTCTTATTGGGATGTAAGCTCTTTTGCAATGAACACCAGGAGCTTTTGATCATCTTCAAGATAAGGATACTTGAGATGAGGTGAAAGGGGCTTTAATTCCATGTTTAGCTCATGGCTTGGCACTTGATTATCCGGTAGCACCAGAGGTAGCAAGGTGTCTTTATCATATTCAGGGGGTTTCCCCACACTTGCACCTTGAACTATGTTCTTCTCATCAACTATACCATGGTGGACTTCGGCCATAATTTCATCAATAatatcacactggaagatagaatgGTCTTCCGGTGGATGCTTCATAGCATCATCAAAGTTGAAACTCACTGCTCTTCCATCTATTTCAAAGGAATAGGTACCCGAGAAGGCATCCAATTTAAACCAAGAGGTCTTCAAGAACGGCCTCCTAAGCAAGATATACGATGGTCTTCCTGAGTCATTAGGGGGCATCTCAAGAATGTAGAAATCAATAGGGAAAATCAACCCCTTAATGCTCACCAAGACGTCTTCCGCAATGCCAACCACAAAAATTATGCTTTTATCTGCCAAAATAAAATGGGCTGCTGATCTTTTCAATGGCAAAAGTTTCAATGCATCATACACAGATAACGGCATAATGCTGACACAAGCACCTAGGTCACacatgtaataaaaaaattgtacacCACCTATAGTGCAAGTAACCATACAACGACCGGGATCACCACATTTTTCCGGTATAGCACCCATCAAAGCAGAAATCGAGCTACccaaaggaatagtttctaaatcaTGAATTTTCTCCTTATTCGTGCACAAATCCTTTAGAaatagttacctcaacctttttgaggATATCCACCATCTTGGAATCTAGCTCCACTTGCTTTTTAGTCCTCCTAGCTAGGTGTGGAAAATGGATTGGAATAGCCTCTTTCACAACATTTTCTTCCTTAGATACTCCATCTCGTGGTTGAGAAAGTTCTTCATCAACTGCCTCTTGTACCTCATCCTcgtcttcaacatcttctaccTCAACAACATCTTCATCTTGAGGGGCTTTTCTTGAGCTTGGCTCCTCGGGACTCCTCTCTTGCAATGTAGTGCCGGACCTCAAAGTGATGGCATTGATTACACCCTTGGGGTTAGGTTAGGGTTGAGagggaagtgcactagagcttgagggttgagtaTTGGAGGTAGAGGGTGGTTCCATACGGGATATAAGAGCTTGGAGAGTGGAGGTGCGACCAGTGATGCTAGAGGCAACTGTAGCTTGAAGCTCTTTTTGTCCTTGAAGAATAGAACGAAGACAAAGTGTTTCATCTTGGTTGGAGGAAGAAGGAGGTTAGGTAATTTGGGGGGCTTGTGGTTGGGTGAGTTGAGGTATTTGAGCTTGCCTTTGGTGAGGTGGTTGGTATCTTTGGCCTTGGTTTTGTTGTTGGTAAGAAGGATTTTGTTGGTACCAGTTTTGTTGGTAATTATTATTCCACCACCATTGTCTCTTCCTCCTTGGTTGTAGTTGTCTCTCCATCCTTAGTTGGAATTGTCTTGCCAACCTTGATTGTAGTTACCACCTTGATTATAGTTATCCCCTTTTTGATAGTACCCTTGATTCAGATGGTTGTAATAAGCATTGGTAGCTACCAAGGTGCTGTCCTCTTGGAGTTGTGGACATTCATCAGTATAGTGAGAATAGTAAGCACAAATCCCACACACTCTCAGAGGAACTAACTGTTGACATTGTTGTTGTGGAGGAggtggaggttgttgttgattgaGTTGGAGTTGCTTGAGGATATTGGTCATCTCTCCCAAAGTCTTGGTGAGAGCGGACTCAGTACTAGAGGAGACTTCTGCAATAGCCTTGGGATGATTATTCCTGTGCCACGCATGTTGAGTAGACTTAGCTAAATCGGTGATAAGTTGCCACGCTTCCGCCGCCGTCTTGTACTTTGTCAAAGAACTATTACTTGAAGCATCCAAAAGGATCTTATCTTGAGGCTTCATGCCTTGGAAAAAGTAACTAATAAGCACCAACTCGTCAATCATGTGATGGGGACACAAATCAAGGAGCTTCCTAAATCGTTCTCAATAGTCATAGAGAGTCTCTGAATCACCCTGAATAACGCAAGAAATTTCTTTTCTCAATTTATCAGTGACCTCCAGTGGAAAGAACTTGTCCGAAAATTCCCTTCTAAGCAATTCTGAATTAGTGACAACATTCTCGAGTTGAGTGTAGAACCACTCATTTGCCCTTCCttcaagagaaaatgggaaggcaTATAACCAAATAGCAACCTCATCCGCATCATACCGCCTAGCAGTTGAACAAGCTGTTTAAAAGTCTCTTAGGTGCTTGATGGGATCTTGAGCGGCTACACCATAGAACTTAGGAAGTCGATTAATCAATGAGGTCTTTAGCTCAAAATCTGCATTCAAGTTCGGATGACGCACTTGAAATGGTTGAAGAGTAAAATCCGGAGCTCCCGCCTCCTTGAGAGTAATTCTTCTAAGAGCTGCCATAGTATCAGTACCTAAATCAATATAAGAGACGTCAATAGATTTAGTAGGAGAGGAGTTAGTTTCTTCCTCAAATGACGCTTCAGATTCAACCTCGGGTAAGATTGGTGAATTGGGAGAAGCCCCTTCACTACCTTCGGAAGCTAGCCGACGCCGAACTCGCCTAATATGTGAAATGgttaataaaagaaacataGAGATTACGGCaacaaaatatactaagaaAAATACTATTAAATACTACTAATAACCATAAAGCACACAAATAAAAGACGTAATTATGCAAATGTGAAAATATTTACACCCACCAATAATAAAGCACACATATgcaattccccgacaacggtgccaaaacATGACGTGCGGATAAATGTTGGTCAAGattaccaaaaatattttttcaaatcaaagtAGCAAGTATAGTCTTAACCAACGAGATTTTCCACAAATCATAGTTAAAAGGTGTGTCacaatttaaattcaataaccGGGAGTAGAATCTCAAGTCGTTTCCCCAAGAGTTGACACAAAATGCAGATTATTGGTTGAGATTTTCCTGGAGATTTTTGAAGTTGAGAACAAGAGAAATAACTAGAAATTATAGCAATAGAGAACGAGCAAGAGTTGTAAAATAATCAATGTAAAAAGCCTTGGTTAGGGGTGAGAATTGAAAATTCTATCCTTATTGTCTTTCCCAAGTGTGACGGTAAAAGCTCattgctctcacttagttatCTTCTAATgattgaaggaaagtcaagtgaaacaATTAACTTTAGCtctcaagtcctagtcacttCGTAGAGAAGAACTAGAGTTGGTGAGTTTCAAGCTAATTAGCAACATTCATTTACCAATCAACACTTGAATATAACAATTCTAGTGGCTCTAATCACTCAACCCCAACCAAGAAAGGAAATCTACTCCATGATCATGGGTGACATTTCCTGAAACACTTGGTGGGTGCTGATAAAAGACATGATAAATTAgtgataaaataacttaattcaAATTACCACACAGAATAATCAACAAGAGCAAAATAGGTAATAACAACGAATATGAAAATTCTCAATGCATTAACAAAATCCAAAGGTAACAAGATCCAAACATGAACTCAAAATAATCAAATGGAAAAGAGTAATAAATGAATCAGAGAAGAAAACTATAAGAAAAATGACTCCAAATGAAGGTAACCACAGCTTCTCTCAGGATCCAAGTGAAAGTAAAACTCAGAGTACCAAAAACCCTATAGAGAAGTAGGAGTTTCTCTCACTagaattcaaaactcaaaaactaaGCTAAAGTGAAAAGTGTGTTTAGTCTTAGCTCAATCCCAGCCTCTACTCTGCATTttcgggcttgaaactgggtccAAATTAACCCAGAAATTGCCCCTAACAAGTTCTGTTAATTACAGCACGTGACGCTCGTGGCATGTACGCGTTAGTGGGCTCTGCACAAGGTCATGCATAtgcatcagtcacgcgtacgcatcagtggANNNNNNNNNNNNNNNNNNNNNNNNNNNNNNNNNNNNNNNNNNNNNNNNCTATAAATCCTGTAATCACTTAACGaacatatcacga encodes the following:
- the LOC107465657 gene encoding uncharacterized protein LOC107465657 → MGAIPEKCGDPGRCMVTCTIGGVQFFYYMCDLGACVSIMPLSVYDALKLLPLKRSAAHFILADKSIIFVVGIAEDVLVSIKGLIFPIDFYILEMPPNDSGRPSYILLRRPFLKTSWFKLDAFSGTYSFEIDGRAVSFNFDDAMKHPPEDHSIFQCDIIDEIMAEVHHGIVDEKNIVQGASVGKPPEYDKDTLLPLVLPDNQVPSHELNMELKPLSPHLKYPYLEDDQKLLVFIAKELTSQ